The sequence ACACTTCGGCATGATCCATAATTTGGTAGCTATTTACCGTGACATTTCCCTTCAGTGAAGCCATAACATTCAGTGAAGCCATTATTTGGTCCCATTTACCATATAAATTGTATTGTTGTGCATGCATGCTAGCAGCTACATTAGGTACCTGAAAATGAGTAAATCTTGTAAAATAGATACTAACAGCTATTCAGCAGTAGGATTGCCTTGCCGCTCAGACAGAaggaaagcaaaattaaatatgGTCACCAAGTTTCCTGGAGCATCTTTAATTGCGTGTCTATTTATTTAGCATGTTAGAGACGCCGAAACCCAAGGCTTTGAAAAATACTCTGGCGGGCTCTGCCTTCATTAGAAAGGCACGATGGCATTCGCACCTTAATGATGAAAACCGGAGCAGCCTTTGGTGAGCTGAAGGTTAGAACGAAGGCGGATCAGCTGCGGGCTTGATTCAGAGGGGAAGGCGCGGGACTCGTTACTTTCGTGTCTGTGGCATCAGGCGATAGTGACAAGAGGCATCTCATTCCACCGGGACACGTGGAGAAGTAAAATGGGAAGAGAGCATCAGTGGCTGCTGTACTACTTCCACGATCAGAGATGAAACACACCTTCCAAAAGTCTCTAACACGAAGCATAATCATTTTAGATCATTTTGGTCCCTGCTTTGCACGATGCTATTTGACATACCCTCCTTAGGCTTATGAAGGGTGCTGTTAGGTACCTACTAGTGCTTTCCCCTGTATGGCCCGTGTTTTGTTATGCAGACCCTCACTGTGGATGGAGCACATCATTTTCCCTTTCCCGTGcctgtattaaatttttaaagtccCCTGAATCTCTACAGTTTCCCTTTCCCAGACCTGCTTTTTGTCTATATAAGTTTTCAACactaatttttcttcttcagggaaGAGAGAAATTTTCCATCCTACACGTGCCTCACTGGGATGACCGCACATAAAAGCCATTAAATGAGAGATGCTTCTTTAAAAGAGGTCTGTGCtcacctaattttttttctaataatctaACAAAGTCAAAGTTTTGGGAGAATCCCTCCAAATTTCTATTTAGATAGTTGGCTGGTGATTTATAGAAAAAGAAGGGCCATTTCCTGAGAATATGAACCCTGAGAAATGGCTGACTTTTGCTATATCTCTCATTTATTAACAACTTACTAGCATCAGAGCAAACTCTTCCAAAGCAAAGAACTCATGAACTATTTTCAAGACCGATTTTAAAATCTCATCAAGCTGAAGACATACTGATTTGATCAGATCTTGCATCAGGAATTAATTTAGTTCCCTGGGACAATAAAATCTGGAATGAGACCGTCCATGAGTAAAGAATTGAATGTAAAGGTTTTACCTCTGTGCCATTGAGGGAAGTTTTattagcacatttttttttttttgcaagggaggaggaaaaaaaaaaaaaaagaacggaaataaagaaaagagaaagagaaatctattCATTAGaacttacttttgtttttaaaaatattatctccgTTACTAACTGAAAATAAATTGATTTGAGTAAGTCTGGGGCATAAAATGTccactttctttctccttttatttatgcCATTGTTCTGTTTTTACAGCTTACTGTTGACAGAGTGAGGTAATTCAACAACAATTTTTCCAGTGTTTTTTCTCATGTACATATAATCGACAGCCCGGAAGACAGACTCCAAGCCGGTAAACCTGCCCTCTGCAGACAGACCTCCAAGGTCCACCTTACAAACCAGCTCTCCACTCGCATACATCTTAAGCAAGTGGTCCATGGCAGCTCGATACTTAGAAAGGTAATGGTTCAAGAAGAAGCCCTGGACGCTGGCAGATTTCTTCAGCAGTTTGGCTGGTAGTGTTCCTGCTTTCACAGGGGACAGGCCGGTAGGAGTTTGGTAGCCAGAGACAAACCCAATTACTATCAAGCGCCCTTTGGTAGCCAAGGCGTCCACAGCCGAGTCAAACATGGCCCCCCCGACGGATTCATACACCACGTCCACACCCTGGGGGTACTCCTGCTTCAGGACAGCACCCACGTGCTCGCCGTTATAGTTGATGGGACGATCACAGCCAAGAGATTTCAGAAAGGCAGACTTTTCATCAGAAGAGCAAGTTCCAATCACATGGCACTTGGCCTTCTTTGCAAGCTGGACGGCAAACTGGCCGGTCCCCCCAGCTGCTGCGGTCACCAGAACTTTCCTCCCTTCTGATAGTTCTCCAAGCTCTTTCAGGCTGATGTAGGCCGTGGTACCACTCACCAGGAGGGTGAGATACTCGGGTTTCACGGTCGGCACGGGAATGGCCATGCTGGCAGGCACCACTGTGTACTCGGCAAAAGAGCCAGGTGCCATGTAAGCCACAGCCTGGCCAACTGTGAATGTGGCACTGGAGGAGAGGCCCAAGGCCACCACCTCTCCTACACCTTCGAAACCTGCGTCAAAGGGGGTCTTGACTGAAGGGTCATAGCGGCCGGCTGAATAGTTTATGTCAGATGCATTAACACCAACaaatctagaagaaaacaaacacaaatacatTCAGATGTTTTCTTCGTCAAGGCCTTTCTATCCCACTTAGAAAAATTCCTCTAATTCTGGTGACTACGGTGGGTGGTGAAGCTATATATTCTGATAGAATTTGAAAAAAACGGTCCTGATAttcagttcaaaaaaaaaaaaaaggagagaaatcaaaCAAGTATGATTTCAACAGTGATTTGTTAGAGTTTtggtgtattttattctttcattaagTTTAGGAATAATTTCACATCCCTCTAAACAGCAAGCTACGTATTTCACATGCCATTTATCCCCCTCCGATTCctttcaaaagaggaaaaaaaaaaaaagttaggaagCCCTCTTATACACAAACTTCACTGGAGCTATGAGTTGGAAATTAATTGGCCTcttaacaaagatgttaaaaacaacagtgggataaaataaattcaaagaagtAGACGTGTATTGATTCTGGCAACAATTTAACACTTCAGATAATAATAGTAACGACAATGATATTATTAAAGATTGATGTAACGTGCAAGGTCACTGGCTGTTACACGTTACTGCAGGGGTTGTTTCAGTGTGAGCGAGGCTGCAGCAAATTTTCTTTCTGATGTAACTATGTCCAGCGTGAAAATATGCATTTTGATTAACTGAACAAAAATTGTCTCATAAGGGTAGAGAGATTTTTATGGAACATCCAACATTTTACAGTCTTTCCCAGATGAAAAGGAAAGCAAGTCGGCACTATATTTTTCCTCAACAAGAAGCAGAGACGTACTTGATTAATACCAGATGATTATTTTCACTTGGTATCCAGAGTCAATTTAATTGCGAGGCTGGTATTTTTACCAGCTTTTTTTCATCTCGGTATACCTCATAACAAAAATATCCTGATACATAAGGAAAAAAGCCGTCTCCTAAGGATGTCAGGAGGTGGCTGAGACACGTAACGGAGGACCCTAAAAATGTCATTTCCACCTGTAATGAAATGAAAAGGTGGTGGTATCTGGTGGCAGGAGGAAAGCTGGTAAAGTAggccattttaaaataatttacttttaatttaacttaataaaCCTCAAACTGCCCCATGCAAGGATCCACTTCCACTGTATTATAGACAATGCTTTGCACTTACAAATGCCCCCTTATGATTGTGCCCTGTATATCTACACCATCGAAAGCTCTCTACATCCTGTAGAAATAGGAAAGCAGGAAACACTTTCCTTCGGGCATGTCCAGCCGCTTTCAGAGGTTAGCAGACACACAGCCTCACTAACACGCTACAGAATTCCATACCCATACGTGACACACAGTGACGAGGAGCGGGAACGATGATTTTTGGTGGCTTCTCATTTGCCCTTTAATACCAAGATGCCCACGGTCTGTTTTTtggagtgggggggaggggctccTACCTTTCCTTTCAATTTACCCAACTCGCCAGGCCTAGTCATTTTTAGAAAGGGGCCAGCTTCCTGAGAGCGTGCTTCTGGACCTCACGGAGGGCTGCCAGCGCAGAGCCCAGCTGGAGCACCTCTTGGTGCCCTGCTCGAGGCCGCAAAGCCAACTCCAGGGAGGCGTCCGCGGGGGTGGGAGTGGCGGGCTGCGCCGtagaggctgggggccagggcggATCGCCAGCTCCCTTCTCTTCATCCCTTGGCCCTCGCCCCTCCCGTctcatccccctcctccccccagcccccatccgGCTGGCGTTTCTGCCTTCCCAACCGTAGAGGCCCTTCCCTTGCGGGGAGCCCCTGCCTTGGACTCGGAGGGACGCCCCGGTGGGAGCTGGCCCCTCGGGTCGCCCCCCCCTCGGAACGGGCgtgccctgggggggggggggcttcgaGCGGGAAGGCGCCGCTGGAGGAAAACGCAACCCCCGCTGTCTGCCGCCCCGGGCCGTGGTGGCCACTTCCCGGGGAGAGGTGGCGGGACCGAGCAGGGCGCACGCCCGGGAGGAAAGCGGCGGGGAGAGGGCACCCGCGTGCGTGTGCGCGCGTGCTGGGGGGCTCTGCCGGGAGCTGCGGTGGCTGCAGCCCACCCGCGGCAGCTTGAGTTTACCACGGGGGCTTTGCTGAAAAGCCCAAATCAAACATTGCGACGGAGCCCGGCCAGCGCTGGAGCGGTGGCAGGAGACCGCAGGGCCCGCCGCGCGCCCACTCCACGTCTCCGGCTCCCTGCGGCGCCCTCGGTGCGCCCGGGGCGAGCCTGCAGGGCGCCCGAAACCGGCGCTTCTGGGGGTGTCTCTCCTCGGAGGTGCCCGGCCTCCGCCGCCCCGCGGCCTCTCCACCGCCACCACCCAGACGCCATCAGTGAGTCCGACTCCCCGAGCGGGCTGGGGCCGCGCGGGTCGCCGCCCAGGCCCGCGACCGTGACCTCGGCCTCCCTGGGCCGAGCGGGGGTCCCGGCGGGCGCGCCCAGCTCGCACCGGCAGCGGAGCTCGGGCCCAGGGGTGGTCAAGTGCGAGGGGAGCCCCGAGCACACGGCGCGCCGGAGCGCAGAGGCCGCGGGACAGAAGCCGCCAGCGGCCAGACCGTGACCTTGGCCTCAAAGGCACCCCCATTTTTCgtgtctccccaccccaccctgccgtCCTCTAAAGAGCCTGCGTTGTTGGTGAAGGAATCCCGAGCTCCTACTCGGTTCCGCGCCCCTCGCCCTCTCCAGGGTCGCCCAGCCCCTGGTGCGCGTCCC is a genomic window of Balaenoptera ricei isolate mBalRic1 chromosome 14, mBalRic1.hap2, whole genome shotgun sequence containing:
- the PTGR3 gene encoding prostaglandin reductase 3, producing MLRLALAGARAIVDMSYSRHFLDFQGSAIPRAMQKLVVTRLSPNFREAVTLRRDCPVPLPGDGDLLVRNRFVGVNASDINYSAGRYDPSVKTPFDAGFEGVGEVVALGLSSSATFTVGQAVAYMAPGSFAEYTVVPASMAIPVPTVKPEYLTLLVSGTTAYISLKELGELSEGRKVLVTAAAGGTGQFAVQLAKKAKCHVIGTCSSDEKSAFLKSLGCDRPINYNGEHVGAVLKQEYPQGVDVVYESVGGAMFDSAVDALATKGRLIVIGFVSGYQTPTGLSPVKAGTLPAKLLKKSASVQGFFLNHYLSKYRAAMDHLLKMYASGELVCKVDLGGLSAEGRFTGLESVFRAVDYMYMRKNTGKIVVELPHSVNSKL